GTCGATCTCAGGGTGCAGGTCGATGAGTTTGAAGTGAACCGACAGGCCGTGGCTGAAGACGAGCGTCTTGCCCTTGGTGAGGTTCGGATGCACGTCGTTGTTGTAAACGTCGGCCTGTTTCATGTCGGGCACAGCGATCATGATGACGTCCGCTTTTTTCACCGCGTCGGCGGCGTTGAGCACCTCGAAGCCTTTTTCCTTGGCGACGGCGGCCGATTTGGAACCGGGATAGAGGCCGATGACGACTTGGACGCCACTTTCCTTGAGGTTCAGTGCGTGGGCGTGGCCTTGGGAGCCGAAGCCGATGACGGCGCAAATTTTGTTGTTGAGGACGGCGAGATCGGCGTCTTTGTCGGTATATACTTTAGCGGGCATGGTGTTTGTTTTTAGAAATTTTTTGGGAGTTGGATTCTATTCGACGCGAGCGAGCGCAACTTTGCCGGTGCGGGTGACGTCGCTGATGCCGAAACCTTCCATCAGCTTGAGAAACTTGTTGATTTTACTCTCGTTGCCGGTGATTTCGATAGCGAGTTTCTTGTGCTGCACGTCGATGATTTTCGCGCGGAAAATGTCGCAGATCTGAATGACCTCGGGCCGCGTCTTCGCATCGACTGCGACACGCATCATCACGAGTTCGCGATCGACATATTC
The nucleotide sequence above comes from Chthoniobacterales bacterium. Encoded proteins:
- the ilvN gene encoding acetolactate synthase small subunit; amino-acid sequence: MRHTISVLVENKFGVLARVAGMFSGRGFNIDSLNVGPSNDNTSRMTIVVRGDDTVLEQVTKQLNKLIDVIEIQDFHDDEYVDRELVMMRVAVDAKTRPEVIQICDIFRAKIIDVQHKKLAIEITGNESKINKFLKLMEGFGISDVTRTGKVALARVE